A genomic segment from Salvia splendens isolate huo1 chromosome 13, SspV2, whole genome shotgun sequence encodes:
- the LOC121762856 gene encoding protein FAR1-RELATED SEQUENCE 6-like, producing MELVSLNSEPVFGEGDEYEDGDCSVAGNCDKPDSMQLEREFLLPMVELEFESFDEAYDFYNVYAKGQGFGIRVSNSWFRSKRRERYRAKLSCSSAGFKKKSEANNPRPETRTGCPALLIIKLVDAQRWRIVEVELAHNHPLSPESMRFYKSHKKMILAAKKVQPSEPVREVHTIKLD from the coding sequence ATGGAGCTAGTGTCACTTAATAGTGAGCCGGTGTTTGGGGAAGGCGATGAATACGAAGACGGAGACTGTTCAGTTGCCGGAAACTGTGACAAACCTGACTCAATGCAGTTGGAAAGGGAATTCCTTCTGCCTATGGTGGAATTGGAGTTTGAGTCTTTTGATGAAGCATATGATTTCTACAATGTTTATGCTAAGGGACAAGGATTTGGTATTAGAGTTAGCAATTCATGGTTCCGGTCAAAAAGAAGGGAGAGGTATAGGGCGAAACTCAGCTGCAGCAGTGCTGGTTTCAAGAAAAAGAGTGAAGCGAACAATCCAAGGCCAGAGACCAGAACGGGGTGTCCTGCACTGCTCATCATCAAGCTTGTGGatgctcaaaggtggaggataGTCGAGGTTGAGCTCGCTCACAACCATCCATTGAGCCCGGAAAGTATGCGATTCTATAAATCACACAAAAAGATGATCCTTGCTGCCAAGAAAGTGCAGCCGTCTGAACCTGTAAGAGAAGTACACACGATTAAGCTTGACTAA
- the LOC121760858 gene encoding protein FAR1-RELATED SEQUENCE 6-like: MENLFYWDVVLGDESVECFIWMIRTWLTCMLGKHPQVIVTDQSKHLHIAVSEVFPQACHCYCLSYIMLRVPEKLGGLNGFEVIKRRFSKAVFGSLTISEFETFWREMISQHNLRENKWLQALYEDRQSEGEGTTPFFDGYVHKHTSSKEFLDKYDMVLQRKYLKEAMGDVESRNLASELKTGSNFELQLSKRQEAEANEKDVRHYEVLYETTQVEVGCICGLFNFKGYLCRHALSVLSHNGVEEIPSQYILRRWSKDYKRKFLSDSGIGEDSPWQ; encoded by the exons ATGGAGAATCTGTTCTATTGGGATGTGGTACTCGGAGATGAATCAGTGGAGTGTTTTATTTGGATGATTAGGACATGGCTGACTTGTATGCTGGGGAAACATCCACAAGTTATTGTTACTGATCAGTCGAAACACTTGCATATAGCAGTTTCTGAGGTTTTTCCGCAGGCTTGTCATTGTTATTGTTTATCTTATATCATGCTTCGCGTTCCTGAGAAATTGGGTGGACTAAATGGGTTTGAAGTTATCAAGAGGCGATTCAGTAAAGCTGTTTTTGGTTCCCTGACAATATCCGAGTTTGAAACTTTCTGGAGGGAGATGATTAGTCAGCACAACCTGAGGGAGAATAAATGGCTACAAGCATTGTATGAAGATCGTCAAAG TGAGGGCGAGGGAACAACTCCGTTTTTTGATGGTTATGTACACAAGCACACATCCTCGAAGGAGTTCCTTGACAAGTATGATATGGTGCTACAAAGAAAATATTTGAAAGAAGCAATGGGAGATGTTGAGTCCAGAAATCTAGCCTCTGAACTGAAAACAGGATCGAATTTTGAGCTGCAGCTGTCGAAG CGACAGGAAGCCGAAGCAAATGAGAAGGACGTCAGACATTATGAAGTTCTTTACGAGACAACACAGGTTGAAGTAGGATGCATTTGTGGCCTTTTCAATTTCAAAGGCTATTTGTGCAGGCATGCATTAAGTGTCCTTAGTCACAATGGTGTAGAAGAAATACCATCTCAATACATTCTACGGCGTTGGAGTAAAGATTACAAGCGCAAATTTCTCTCAGACAGTGGCATTGGTGAGGACAGTCCTTGGCAGTAG
- the LOC121762852 gene encoding NDR1/HIN1-like protein 6 has product MAQHHKKIYPDVEIAMPTRPRASLGLENGDPSPIRWCHQASPSLSLIPSPSQTPIQTLNLNPRRCCCKCLCWTVGLLTLLLFIVGATAGIIYLVFQPKPLNFDMTLSARFNVRITTDNPNKKIGIYYEKGSRLSVWYKDTNLCQGTIPKFYQGRQNKTVLNVALTGRNRYGTTLLNALQEQQQTGRVPLDLNKNVPVSVKLGALKLRKVRILGTCMLIADSLTTNSLISIKASSCHFGLKL; this is encoded by the coding sequence ATGGCACAACACCATAAGAAGATATATCCAGATGTTGAAATAGCGATGCCTACTCGGCCTCGAGCCTCGCTAGGACTAGAAAATGGAGATCCATCACCAATCCGATGGTGCCACCAGGCAAGCCCAAGCCTAAGCCTGATCCCAAGCCCAAGCCAGACCCCGATCCAGACCCTGAACCTGAACCCGAGACGTTGTTGCTGCAAATGCCTTTGCTGGACGGTTGGCCTCCTGACGCTCCTGCTGTTCATTGTTGGAGCCACTGCAGGCATTATTTACCTTGTATTTCAACCCAAGCCACTCAATTTCGACATGACCCTTTCTGCAAGGTTCAATGTTAGGATCACCACTGACAACCCCAACAAGAAGATTGGAATCTACTACGAGAAGGGTAGCCGCCTGAGCGTATGGTACAAAGACACCAACCTCTGCCAAGGAACCATCCCCAAATTCTACCAGGGGCGTCAAAACAAGACGGTGCTGAATGTCGCCTTAACAGGGCGGAATCGGTATGGGACAACTCTGCTGAATGCATTGCAAGAGCAGCAGCAGACAGGCAGGGTCCCCCTCGATCTTAATAAAAATGTGCCCGTCAGCGTCAAACTTGGAGCTCTCAAGCTCAGGAAGGTCAGGATATTGGGGACCTGCATGTTGATCGCTGATAGTCTTACTACTAATAGTTTAATCAGCATTAAAGCTAGTAGCTGTCATTTTGGACTCAAACTCTGA